One genomic window of Acidobacteriota bacterium includes the following:
- a CDS encoding CocE/NonD family hydrolase, with the protein MRFRSLVWCCLALLPANFCFLIAQESKTSAAEYFVEKNVAVPMRDGIVLRADVLRPQESGQYPVLVYRTPYGKDAAQEDYTTFRHGVERGYAVVVVDVRGRYHSDGQFRPYENEGRDGYDTIEWAGTQPWSSGAVGTFGLSYPGAVQWLAAVESPPHLKAMVPAMTFSTPQNFFYAWGTWDLSWIEWIWDNIAWDTRVKKDLPGPRTNDEALATWKDEGRKMLATVPLQDVEALKKVAPYYFDWLRHPAEDPWWDWSELRNKYGRNPAAVLNLSAWYDDNYGPEGATTNFAGLLKERSGEKDPRTHVLLGPWVHGVDNTAKTRSGEREFGASAAINYDDVVLRWMDHYLKGADNGVEREKPVRYFVMGRNEWRESDVWPPASEKTSFKLNAAKNGAHIRTLATGSAASQETFSEFVSDPAHPVVNAYASSGGHDYRKLVDREDVLTFDSAPLESDTEVTGPISAHMFVSCDCRDMDVWVRLLDVAPDGTAFNLMSPGLDVLRGSYRDVAHGRQLLEPGKVYELTLDHLITSNVFLKGHRMRVQVFGSFSPNFSRNLQTGMSEVTSAKMKQARIRVYHGGARSSEIVLPVIR; encoded by the coding sequence ATGAGATTCCGATCCCTGGTGTGGTGCTGCCTGGCCCTGCTCCCGGCGAATTTTTGTTTTCTGATCGCGCAGGAGTCGAAAACTTCCGCAGCGGAATATTTCGTCGAAAAAAATGTTGCCGTTCCGATGCGCGATGGCATTGTGCTCCGGGCCGACGTACTTCGTCCGCAAGAGTCAGGCCAATATCCAGTCCTGGTTTACCGCACTCCATATGGAAAGGACGCCGCGCAGGAGGACTACACAACGTTTCGCCATGGCGTTGAGCGTGGGTACGCAGTCGTGGTCGTCGACGTGCGTGGCCGTTATCACTCGGATGGTCAGTTTCGGCCGTATGAAAACGAGGGGCGTGACGGCTACGACACGATCGAATGGGCAGGCACGCAGCCATGGTCTAGCGGTGCAGTCGGAACTTTCGGGCTCTCGTATCCCGGGGCAGTGCAGTGGCTGGCGGCGGTGGAAAGTCCTCCTCATTTGAAGGCGATGGTTCCGGCGATGACGTTTTCTACTCCGCAGAATTTTTTCTATGCGTGGGGAACGTGGGACCTGTCCTGGATCGAGTGGATATGGGACAACATCGCGTGGGACACGCGGGTGAAGAAAGACCTGCCAGGACCGCGCACGAATGATGAAGCGCTGGCCACATGGAAGGACGAAGGCCGGAAGATGCTTGCGACAGTTCCGCTGCAGGACGTCGAGGCTCTGAAGAAGGTTGCTCCTTATTACTTCGACTGGTTGCGGCATCCGGCAGAAGATCCGTGGTGGGACTGGAGTGAACTGCGCAATAAATACGGCCGCAATCCCGCGGCGGTCCTGAACCTATCGGCGTGGTATGACGACAACTATGGCCCCGAGGGCGCGACCACGAATTTTGCTGGTTTGCTTAAGGAACGTTCCGGGGAAAAAGATCCGCGCACGCACGTGCTGTTGGGTCCGTGGGTGCATGGGGTCGACAACACTGCGAAGACACGTTCCGGGGAGCGCGAGTTCGGAGCCTCGGCCGCAATTAACTACGACGACGTTGTATTGCGCTGGATGGATCACTATCTGAAAGGCGCGGACAACGGCGTGGAGCGCGAGAAGCCTGTCCGTTATTTCGTCATGGGGAGGAACGAGTGGCGCGAATCCGATGTGTGGCCGCCGGCAAGTGAGAAGACCTCCTTCAAATTGAATGCGGCGAAGAATGGGGCCCATATCCGCACTCTGGCGACCGGTTCAGCGGCGAGTCAGGAGACATTCAGCGAATTTGTTTCCGATCCGGCGCATCCAGTCGTGAATGCCTACGCTTCGTCCGGCGGACACGACTATCGCAAGTTGGTCGATCGCGAGGATGTTCTGACGTTCGATTCCGCGCCGCTCGAATCCGATACTGAGGTTACCGGCCCCATTTCTGCGCATATGTTCGTTTCCTGCGATTGCCGGGATATGGATGTCTGGGTGCGCCTGTTGGATGTGGCCCCGGATGGCACGGCGTTCAATCTGATGAGTCCGGGACTCGATGTTCTGCGTGGCAGTTATCGCGATGTGGCTCACGGAAGGCAATTGCTGGAACCCGGGAAAGTGTATGAGCTAACCCTTGATCACCTGATTACCAGTAACGTTTTTCTGAAAGGCCATCGCATGCGGGTGCAGGTGTTTGGCAGCTTTTCGCCGAACTTCTCGCGAAATTTGCAGACCGGGATGTCGGAAGTGACGAGTGCGAAGATGAAGCAGGCTCGCATTCGGGTGTATCACGGCGGCGCGCGGTCGTCCGAAATCGTTTTGCCGGTGATTCGCTAG
- a CDS encoding amino acid permease — MTTTIPNPKAGLVRAIGRWSLVALTVNSMIGSGVFGLPGTVAALLGKESVLAVLIAGAAIGVIMMCFAEVASQFSEAGGPYLYARTVFGRLVGLVVGWTFYLAQSAAPAANANLFVIYLAEFWPGAKAARFLILTALVGLLALINILGVRAGTRVSNIFTIAKLLPLLMVILAGAAVTIFHPAPMAPEGPLATSVWLKAMVLLVFAFGGFETALVPLGEAKNPKRDVGFALLMALIGCIAIYALVQWVVVGVLGSGATTDRPLAEVARIAMGNRGAALVAIGALISVYGYLGAKLLSMPRTTFALAESGDLPGPFAWVSRRFHTPWLSILVYALTVWGLALFGNFSWNVTLSAVARLFYYGVVCAALIVLRYKQPGVARFRIPGGPLLAVIGIGLCIAMFGQVDLSQSRILKVTVGAALLNWVWVWLRDHLKTAAQA; from the coding sequence ATGACGACCACGATCCCGAATCCAAAGGCCGGACTGGTGCGGGCAATCGGGCGCTGGAGCCTGGTCGCGCTGACCGTGAACTCGATGATCGGCAGCGGCGTGTTCGGACTCCCAGGAACGGTGGCTGCACTGCTGGGAAAGGAAAGCGTTCTGGCGGTGCTGATTGCAGGAGCCGCGATCGGCGTCATCATGATGTGCTTCGCAGAGGTGGCATCGCAATTTTCGGAAGCGGGCGGACCATATCTATATGCCCGCACCGTTTTCGGGCGACTCGTCGGCTTGGTGGTGGGATGGACTTTCTACCTCGCGCAGTCGGCGGCGCCGGCTGCGAATGCCAATTTGTTTGTCATCTACCTGGCGGAGTTCTGGCCGGGGGCAAAGGCTGCGCGATTCTTAATCCTGACGGCTCTGGTGGGATTGCTGGCCCTCATTAATATCCTGGGCGTGCGTGCGGGGACGCGAGTCAGCAACATCTTCACGATAGCCAAACTTCTTCCATTGCTGATGGTGATTCTGGCAGGTGCGGCGGTCACGATCTTTCATCCGGCTCCGATGGCGCCAGAAGGACCGCTCGCGACCAGCGTCTGGTTGAAGGCGATGGTGCTGCTGGTGTTCGCCTTTGGCGGGTTCGAGACTGCGTTGGTGCCGCTCGGGGAAGCGAAGAATCCGAAGCGCGATGTGGGATTCGCACTGCTGATGGCGCTGATCGGGTGTATCGCGATCTATGCCTTGGTGCAGTGGGTGGTGGTGGGAGTTCTGGGTAGTGGAGCGACGACGGACCGTCCTCTGGCAGAAGTTGCACGGATCGCGATGGGAAATCGCGGTGCTGCGCTGGTGGCCATCGGCGCTCTGATCTCGGTGTATGGATACCTTGGCGCAAAGCTTCTGTCCATGCCGCGCACCACATTTGCTCTCGCCGAAAGTGGAGATCTGCCTGGGCCGTTTGCGTGGGTGAGCCGCCGATTTCATACGCCTTGGCTTTCGATCCTTGTATACGCCCTGACAGTTTGGGGGCTGGCGCTTTTCGGCAACTTCTCCTGGAACGTCACGCTCTCGGCAGTCGCACGATTGTTTTACTACGGAGTCGTTTGTGCTGCGCTCATCGTGTTGCGCTACAAACAACCGGGGGTGGCGCGGTTTCGCATCCCGGGAGGGCCATTGCTGGCGGTGATTGGAATCGGACTTTGCATCGCGATGTTTGGGCAGGTGGACTTGAGCCAGTCGCGGATTTTGAAAGTGACGGTAGGTGCCGCCCTGCTGAATTGGGTGTGGGTATGGCTGCGTGACCATTTGAAAACGGCTGCGCAAGCCTGA
- a CDS encoding NAD(P)-dependent oxidoreductase: MGSSLIPALLHRGHRVRGLVRPASKGNLPSGSEVVSGDALDANTYKHLIRPSDTFIHLVGVAHPSPAKAAEFQSIDLVAAREAINAAADSGIAHFVYLSVAHPAPMMKAYIAVRTECEALIKQRGLNATILRPWYVLGPGHKWPYALLPFYKVMEALPFTREGAQRLGLVTLEQMIMALVEAVESPVQGLRIVGVPGIRTAQASLARAQARQTA, from the coding sequence ATGGGCAGTTCCCTGATCCCCGCCCTTTTGCACCGTGGCCACCGCGTCCGCGGTCTGGTCCGTCCGGCGTCCAAAGGTAACCTGCCGAGCGGAAGCGAAGTCGTCTCTGGCGACGCTCTCGATGCCAATACCTACAAACATCTGATACGCCCCTCCGACACCTTCATTCACCTGGTCGGAGTCGCCCATCCATCGCCCGCCAAGGCTGCCGAGTTCCAGTCCATCGACTTGGTCGCCGCCCGCGAGGCAATCAATGCTGCCGCGGACAGCGGGATCGCCCATTTCGTCTACCTGAGCGTCGCGCACCCCGCGCCCATGATGAAGGCTTACATAGCCGTGCGCACCGAATGCGAAGCCCTGATCAAGCAGCGCGGCCTCAACGCCACAATTCTGCGCCCCTGGTATGTCCTCGGCCCCGGCCACAAGTGGCCCTACGCGCTCCTGCCCTTCTACAAGGTCATGGAGGCTTTGCCGTTCACTCGGGAAGGCGCCCAGCGCCTCGGACTGGTCACTCTCGAGCAGATGATCATGGCGCTCGTCGAGGCCGTTGAATCGCCAGTTCAGGGCCTAAGGATCGTAGGGGTACCCGGCATTCGGACTGCCCAAGCCTCGCTGGCCCGCGCACAAGCCCGCCAAACCGCATGA
- a CDS encoding tetratricopeptide repeat protein translates to MKSLLAISSLIVVSTTLIASAQVGRRTPSRPRVTAPDFSPNTTIFLSGKVVVEDGSPLTEPAMIQTICRGQRRPETHTDSHGSFSFQFGSRASVTSEIGFDADTPMQSTANARNERRDLKDCELQASLAGFTSDVLELGARFSGDQSADVGRIILHRMANVEGFTISATTAEAPSTARKALEKGQEQEKKAHWDDAQKSLEKAVALYPRFAVAWFELGRVQQQKNDLVAARTSFEQSIAADAKYVNPYHGLMELAHHAEHWKELTDISEKLLALNPVSFPEAWFANAIGHYCLQDFASAEKSARRGLQMDTEHRIPRLEYMLGMALLKKPDYREAAQHLQMFLHLSNKPAEIAEARRHLDEIARLSAAATPPASENK, encoded by the coding sequence ATGAAAAGCCTTCTCGCTATATCCAGCCTGATCGTCGTTTCGACCACCTTGATTGCTTCCGCCCAAGTTGGGCGCCGGACGCCCAGCCGTCCACGAGTTACCGCCCCTGACTTTTCGCCCAACACTACGATCTTTCTGAGCGGGAAGGTGGTGGTTGAGGATGGCAGTCCGCTAACGGAACCAGCGATGATCCAAACAATATGCCGTGGACAACGACGCCCGGAGACTCATACCGATTCACACGGGAGTTTCAGTTTCCAGTTTGGGAGCCGCGCTTCGGTCACCAGTGAAATTGGCTTTGATGCGGATACACCGATGCAAAGCACGGCCAACGCACGCAACGAACGTCGCGACCTGAAGGATTGTGAACTGCAAGCCTCGCTCGCAGGATTCACCTCCGACGTCCTGGAACTCGGCGCCCGTTTTTCCGGCGACCAGAGCGCCGATGTCGGTCGCATCATTCTCCACCGCATGGCCAACGTCGAAGGATTCACGATCAGCGCCACGACTGCGGAGGCTCCCTCCACCGCCAGGAAAGCTCTGGAGAAGGGCCAAGAGCAGGAAAAGAAAGCCCACTGGGACGACGCTCAGAAATCACTCGAAAAGGCGGTGGCGCTCTATCCGAGATTTGCTGTTGCCTGGTTTGAACTAGGGCGCGTGCAACAGCAGAAGAATGATCTCGTAGCCGCGCGCACTTCTTTCGAACAATCCATCGCCGCCGACGCCAAGTATGTGAACCCCTATCACGGCCTGATGGAACTGGCTCACCATGCCGAACATTGGAAAGAACTGACCGACATCAGCGAAAAATTGCTCGCTCTCAATCCAGTCAGTTTTCCGGAGGCTTGGTTCGCGAATGCGATCGGGCACTACTGCTTGCAGGATTTCGCCAGCGCGGAAAAGAGCGCTCGTCGAGGACTGCAGATGGATACTGAGCATCGTATCCCTCGACTGGAATACATGCTGGGAATGGCCCTGCTGAAGAAACCAGACTACCGGGAAGCAGCGCAACACCTGCAGATGTTCCTGCACCTCTCGAACAAACCTGCGGAAATCGCCGAAGCCCGAAGACATCTCGACGAGATCGCCCGGCTGTCAGCTGCTGCAACGCCTCCGGCAAGCGAAAACAAATAA
- a CDS encoding type IV pilus twitching motility protein PilT — MNIDDLLRIAMERRASDLHLKVGNYPHLRIDGELTPLTDQSRVSAEDMLNMAFSMMSARQKQKFKETTEIDMAYGVAGLGRFRVNVFQQRGNVGLVLRVIPTKIRALDELFLPKVVEQICDMPRGLVLVTGVTGSGKSTTLAAMVDRINSTRAEHIITIEDPIEFLHRDKKGYVNQREIEVDTPSFGAALRASLRQDPDVILVGEMRDLETIGTALHAAETGHMVFSTLHTLDAVESINRIIAIFPPPEQKQIRLQLAAVLRAIVSQRLVRRSDAEGRVPAVEVCVTTAYIRECILVPEKTRAIRDAISSGTSQYGMQTFDQSLWDLFQAGLVGYETALENASNADEFKLRMQGIASTSDLSRQSMQSAGFGR; from the coding sequence ATGAATATTGATGACCTGTTGCGCATTGCTATGGAGCGTCGTGCATCCGACTTGCATTTGAAGGTCGGGAACTATCCCCATCTGCGCATCGATGGCGAACTGACTCCGCTCACCGACCAGTCGCGTGTCTCCGCCGAAGACATGCTGAACATGGCGTTCAGCATGATGTCCGCGCGCCAGAAACAGAAGTTTAAAGAGACCACCGAAATCGATATGGCGTACGGCGTCGCTGGCTTGGGACGATTCCGTGTCAACGTCTTTCAGCAACGCGGCAACGTCGGACTGGTGCTTCGCGTCATTCCGACCAAGATCCGCGCACTTGACGAACTGTTTCTGCCCAAAGTGGTGGAACAGATTTGCGACATGCCTCGCGGCCTGGTGCTGGTCACCGGCGTCACGGGTTCCGGCAAATCGACCACTCTCGCTGCGATGGTCGACCGCATCAATTCGACTCGCGCCGAACACATCATCACGATCGAAGACCCAATCGAATTTCTGCACCGCGATAAAAAGGGATACGTCAACCAGCGCGAGATCGAAGTAGACACGCCTTCGTTTGGTGCCGCGTTACGCGCCAGTTTGCGTCAGGATCCGGACGTGATCCTGGTCGGCGAAATGCGCGATCTGGAAACGATCGGAACCGCGTTGCATGCGGCAGAAACCGGCCACATGGTTTTCTCCACGTTGCACACCCTGGACGCGGTCGAAAGCATCAACCGTATCATCGCGATCTTTCCGCCGCCGGAACAGAAGCAGATCCGGCTGCAACTCGCAGCGGTCTTGCGAGCGATCGTCAGCCAGCGCCTGGTGCGCCGTTCGGACGCCGAAGGCCGCGTGCCTGCGGTCGAAGTCTGCGTCACTACGGCTTACATTCGCGAATGTATTCTTGTGCCCGAAAAGACGCGCGCCATCCGCGACGCGATCTCTTCCGGTACATCGCAATACGGCATGCAGACGTTCGATCAGTCCCTCTGGGATCTGTTCCAGGCAGGATTGGTCGGCTATGAGACGGCTCTCGAGAACGCCTCCAACGCCGACGAATTCAAACTCCGTATGCAGGGCATTGCATCGACATCGGACTTGTCGCGGCAATCCATGCAGTCGGCCGGGTTCGGACGATAG
- a CDS encoding DinB family protein — MATTPEFALAFRDAMLDGFTNEVETTKKVFSRIPDDKRDYRPDPHARTAWELAWHIANTDIQFLDGIADMKFAMASPAEADKPKNVAELVAWYDQNYKRAAGRVRALTGEQLATPVDFMGAFNFPAAMYLGFLNNHSIHHRGELATYLRPMGAKCPSIYGGSYDEPFQPASAETAA, encoded by the coding sequence ATGGCTACCACTCCTGAATTTGCTCTGGCTTTTCGAGACGCCATGCTCGACGGCTTCACCAACGAAGTAGAAACAACCAAGAAGGTCTTCTCGCGCATTCCCGACGACAAGCGCGACTATCGACCCGATCCGCACGCGCGCACTGCCTGGGAATTGGCCTGGCACATCGCGAACACCGACATTCAGTTCCTCGACGGAATCGCCGACATGAAATTTGCGATGGCGAGTCCAGCCGAAGCCGACAAACCCAAGAATGTGGCTGAACTGGTGGCGTGGTACGACCAGAATTACAAGCGCGCTGCCGGACGCGTCCGTGCACTGACGGGCGAACAGCTGGCGACTCCGGTCGATTTCATGGGTGCATTCAATTTTCCAGCCGCGATGTATCTCGGATTCCTCAACAACCACAGCATCCACCATCGCGGCGAACTCGCGACTTACCTGCGTCCGATGGGAGCGAAATGCCCGTCTATTTACGGAGGCAGTTACGACGAGCCCTTCCAGCCTGCCAGCGCCGAGACTGCGGCCTGA
- a CDS encoding winged helix-turn-helix domain-containing protein has protein sequence MPKPTPSSRVIRIGAFELHTSTGELTRDGGKAQLTVQLLQVLLALLENPGELVTREELVRRLWPSDTFVDFDHSLNKAVNKLRDALGDSADKPTYIETLPRRGYRLIAPVEKESIEPELEEPAATATVKISPQETKPETFAVVTPRHRYLAITLGIVGAGLLLLAIPAFRNAVFGRASAHTLTDRDTILVADFVNKTGDSVFDDALKEGLLADLSQSPFLNILSDSSVRQQLRFMERPVETPLTPDVAREVCQRANSKAMLLGSITGLGTHYAITLKAVACDDGNALHVEQQEADRREHVLAKLHEAARSVRGKLGESLASIQKHDTPLFEGTASLEALEAYGVAMRTWRSKGDAAALPLFQRVIAIDPNFAVANVGLGIVHANLGQAALSAEFIAKAYHLRDRVSERERFSIDSAYFLNVTGEQEKAIQVNEQWRQIYPRDLAPRVNIGAGYANLGWIEKAWAEDLEAVKLAPNTSLLISNLFSDYVNLDRLQEAKTILEQARTRKLSDPLLINYYQLAFLQNDEKEMERCVSAAVDAGSEDLLLASQADTEAFHGRLRRASDFSGRALAAALRANDKEAAAGWLVSEALRESELGNRGPAAKKAELALTLTSARDKQLAAALAIARAGDVGRAQALLEALHKNYPTNTLLTEYWLPTIRAAVAIDRHDGASAIAHLQSVTPYELGGGKPPFTAGATMYPVYLRGQAYLTLHKWNEATVEFQKILSHRGIVWNSPLAALAHLQIGRAYAGAGDSANARSSFGRFLSLWSDADSDHPTLRSAKAELAALQ, from the coding sequence ATGCCGAAGCCGACCCCCAGTTCCCGGGTGATCCGCATTGGGGCGTTTGAACTGCACACCAGCACGGGAGAACTGACCCGCGACGGTGGTAAGGCCCAGCTCACCGTCCAACTGCTGCAAGTCCTTCTCGCCTTGCTGGAAAACCCCGGCGAACTGGTCACACGTGAGGAACTCGTGCGCCGACTGTGGCCGTCGGACACCTTTGTCGACTTCGACCACAGCCTGAACAAGGCGGTCAATAAACTGCGCGATGCCCTGGGGGACTCGGCCGACAAGCCCACCTACATCGAAACGTTGCCACGGCGGGGGTATCGACTGATTGCTCCAGTCGAAAAGGAATCAATTGAGCCAGAGCTGGAGGAACCGGCGGCGACCGCAACCGTTAAAATTTCACCCCAGGAAACAAAACCCGAAACGTTTGCAGTCGTAACCCCGCGTCACAGGTATCTGGCGATCACGTTGGGGATCGTTGGCGCAGGATTGTTGCTGCTGGCGATTCCGGCGTTCCGAAATGCAGTCTTTGGGCGGGCTTCGGCACACACGCTTACCGATCGCGACACCATCCTGGTGGCCGACTTTGTTAACAAGACCGGCGACAGCGTCTTTGACGACGCCCTGAAAGAAGGTCTGCTGGCCGACCTGAGCCAGTCGCCTTTCCTGAATATCCTGTCCGACAGTTCCGTCCGCCAGCAATTGCGATTCATGGAACGTCCGGTTGAGACTCCGCTAACTCCGGACGTGGCTCGCGAAGTTTGTCAGCGAGCCAACAGCAAAGCGATGCTGCTCGGTTCGATCACCGGACTCGGGACACACTACGCGATTACTTTGAAGGCCGTCGCCTGTGATGACGGCAATGCCCTGCACGTGGAACAGCAGGAAGCCGACCGCCGCGAGCACGTGTTGGCCAAACTGCATGAGGCAGCGAGATCAGTTCGAGGCAAGCTCGGTGAATCATTGGCGTCAATTCAGAAGCACGACACACCGCTCTTCGAGGGAACGGCATCGCTCGAAGCACTCGAAGCATACGGCGTCGCCATGAGGACCTGGAGATCCAAAGGGGATGCGGCAGCCCTGCCGCTGTTCCAGCGGGTCATCGCGATCGATCCGAATTTCGCCGTAGCGAACGTGGGACTGGGAATTGTGCATGCGAATCTTGGACAAGCCGCGTTATCCGCGGAGTTCATCGCAAAGGCTTACCACCTCCGAGACCGGGTAAGCGAGCGGGAGCGATTCTCCATCGACTCGGCATACTTTCTCAACGTTACGGGAGAGCAAGAGAAAGCGATCCAGGTAAACGAGCAGTGGCGACAGATTTACCCTCGCGATCTGGCTCCGCGCGTCAATATTGGCGCCGGCTACGCAAATCTCGGGTGGATTGAAAAAGCATGGGCCGAAGATCTTGAGGCCGTGAAGTTGGCGCCCAATACTTCGCTCCTGATTTCCAACCTGTTTTCTGACTACGTAAACCTGGATCGTTTGCAGGAGGCAAAAACGATCCTGGAACAGGCGCGCACGCGGAAGCTGTCCGACCCCTTGCTGATCAACTACTACCAGCTGGCATTTCTGCAGAATGACGAGAAGGAGATGGAGCGGTGTGTTTCGGCAGCCGTTGACGCCGGAAGTGAAGACTTGCTCCTGGCAAGCCAGGCTGACACCGAAGCTTTCCACGGACGGCTTCGGAGAGCGAGCGACTTTTCGGGTCGAGCGTTGGCGGCCGCGCTGCGCGCGAACGACAAGGAAGCGGCAGCCGGCTGGTTGGTCAGTGAGGCGCTGCGAGAGTCTGAGTTAGGCAACCGCGGCCCGGCGGCGAAGAAGGCTGAACTAGCTCTCACCCTGACCTCAGCGAGGGACAAACAGCTTGCCGCCGCACTCGCGATTGCCCGCGCCGGCGATGTAGGCCGCGCGCAAGCACTGCTTGAAGCACTGCACAAGAACTACCCGACAAATACTCTGTTGACCGAGTACTGGCTGCCCACAATCCGGGCCGCGGTTGCAATCGATCGGCACGACGGCGCTTCTGCGATTGCTCACCTGCAATCAGTGACTCCCTACGAACTCGGAGGAGGCAAGCCTCCCTTTACGGCCGGAGCAACCATGTATCCCGTCTATTTGCGAGGTCAGGCGTATCTCACCTTGCATAAGTGGAACGAGGCCACAGTTGAGTTCCAGAAGATTTTGTCCCACCGCGGTATCGTCTGGAACTCTCCCTTGGCTGCTTTGGCCCATCTTCAGATCGGACGCGCCTACGCCGGCGCGGGCGATAGCGCCAATGCGCGCAGTTCCTTCGGGCGCTTCCTTTCCCTGTGGAGTGACGCGGATTCTGATCACCCCACGCTCCGATCAGCAAAAGCTGAGCTTGCAGCCTTGCAGTAA
- a CDS encoding branched-chain amino acid transaminase: MAIQKTDKIWHNGKFIPWDDATLHVMSHVVNYGSSVFEGVRCYALPTGPAIFRAQEHVQRLLDSARIYRIDVDFTREDILAGLVDLIKNNGVWPCYIRPIVLRGYGEAGVNPFNSPTEVYICNYPWGKYLGTDASEGVDVCISSWTRIAPNTLPAMAKAGANYMNSQLIKMEAIINGYAEGIALDVNGYVSEGSGENLFVVRNGILLTAPLGNSVLPGITRDSVLQIARDLGIKIAEQQIPRESLYIADEVFFTGTAAEITPIRSVDKISVGQGVIGPITKSIQQEFYGIVRGEKADRHNWLTPVPVGSKQPVGV; this comes from the coding sequence ATGGCCATTCAGAAGACCGACAAAATCTGGCACAACGGCAAGTTCATCCCCTGGGATGACGCCACTCTCCACGTGATGTCGCACGTGGTCAATTATGGCTCCTCGGTATTTGAAGGCGTTCGATGCTACGCGCTGCCTACTGGCCCTGCCATCTTCCGCGCCCAGGAGCATGTCCAGCGTCTACTGGATTCGGCGCGCATCTATCGCATCGACGTGGACTTCACTCGTGAAGATATCCTCGCCGGACTTGTCGACCTCATCAAGAACAACGGAGTGTGGCCGTGCTACATCCGCCCCATCGTTCTCCGCGGATACGGCGAAGCGGGAGTGAATCCTTTCAACTCGCCCACCGAGGTCTACATCTGCAATTATCCTTGGGGAAAATATCTTGGAACCGATGCTTCCGAGGGCGTCGATGTTTGTATCTCTTCGTGGACGCGCATCGCTCCCAACACGCTGCCTGCTATGGCGAAAGCGGGCGCGAACTACATGAACTCGCAGCTCATCAAGATGGAAGCCATCATCAACGGCTATGCTGAAGGAATCGCCCTCGATGTGAACGGCTACGTGAGCGAAGGTTCCGGTGAAAACCTGTTCGTTGTCCGTAATGGAATCCTGCTGACCGCGCCGCTCGGAAACTCCGTGCTACCCGGTATCACCCGCGACTCGGTTCTGCAGATTGCGCGCGATCTCGGCATCAAGATTGCCGAACAGCAGATACCTCGCGAATCTCTCTACATTGCCGACGAGGTCTTCTTCACAGGGACCGCTGCTGAAATCACTCCCATTCGCTCGGTCGATAAAATCAGCGTGGGACAGGGTGTGATCGGTCCGATCACCAAGTCGATCCAACAGGAGTTTTATGGCATCGTTCGTGGTGAGAAAGCCGACCGCCACAACTGGTTGACCCCGGTCCCGGTAGGATCCAAGCAGCCAGTCGGAGTCTAA